A window of the Lactuca sativa cultivar Salinas chromosome 5, Lsat_Salinas_v11, whole genome shotgun sequence genome harbors these coding sequences:
- the LOC111895010 gene encoding ER membrane protein complex subunit 8/9 homolog, whose amino-acid sequence MSNGGECRYVIGQNAYIKLVLHALKHKTSAVNGVLLGRLSGDIVEITDSVPLFHSSQIGLLPPLEIALIMIEEYYSSQGLSIVGYFHANERFDDLELGTVAKNIADHVHRYFPQAVVLLLDNKKLGSLRNKKDKSPAVQVYARDSSSSRSWKQVESDRMTTKEPSANIVLLDFISSQKWNDIIDFDDHLDDITKDWLNSQLFN is encoded by the exons ATGAGCAACGGCGGCGAGTGTAGATACGTGATCGGTCAAAATGCTTACATCAAGCTGGTTCTTCATGCCTTGAAGCACAAAACCTCCGCCGTTAACGGCGTCCTCCTCGGCCGTCTTTCCGGCGATATAGTGGAAATCACCGACTCAGTCCCTCTCTTCCACTCTTCTCAGATCGGGCTTCTGCCTCCCCTAGAGATCGCCTTAATTATG ATAGAGGAGTATTACAGTTCACAGGGGCTGAGTATAGTCGGTTATTTCCACGCCAACGAACGATTCGATGATCTAGAGCTCGGTACTGTTGCTAAGAACATTGCCGATCACGTTCATCGTTATTTCCCCCAAGCCGTGGTACTTTTG CTCGATAACAAAAAGCTTGGATCTTTGAGAAACAAGAAGGACAAGTCTCCTGCAGTGCAG GTTTATGCACGAGATTCCTCCTCCTCCAGGAGTTGGAAGCAGGTTGAGTCAGATCGCATGACCACCAAGGAGCCATCTGCCAACATCGTCCTTTTGGATTTCATTTCATCCCAGAAATGGAATGATATCATAGACTTCGATGACCACCTTGATGACATAACCAA gGATTGGCTCAACTCTCAACTCTTCAATTAG